Within the Zea mays cultivar B73 chromosome 10, Zm-B73-REFERENCE-NAM-5.0, whole genome shotgun sequence genome, the region gactgacaatgtacgagggaacttctaccggcaggtgtggcacgtgctcttcaatgataagaccatgcaaatcgtggcatatatcgaagtctgcatgatactgatggttgtaatgtagtagtgaaacagctaaattaaaataacaaaatttatgtatggctaggattacaaatggattatgaaacattttcttataacaatataagacacattttgtatatctctactactccttaagaacagagtgtaggcgtccacactacTGATGGTGCACGGTTCCGCCTGCGTCCGCGGCCCTGTGCCCTAAAATCTCGCACCGCGCGTTCGCGCCCCTacgccacctcctcctcctctccccctCACTACGCCACCACCTCCTCGGTTCCGCGCGTCCGctgcgccgccaccacctcctcctcctctcccccaCGAATCCGACCTCCAGCTCGAGCACGGCATCGACCACACCGGAAAGTACGTCGGCGACTCTGACCTCCAGCTCAAGCGCATCAACATCTACTACAACGAGGCCAGCGGTGGCCGCTTTGTCCCGCGCACCGTCCTCATGGACCTCGAGCCCGGCACCATGGACTCCGTGCGCTCGGGTCCCTTCGGCCAGATCTTCCGCCTCGACAATTTCGTCTTCGGCCAGTCCGGCACTAGCAACAACTGGGCCAAGGGCCACTACACTGAGGGCGCCGAGCTCATCGACTCCGTGCTCGACGTCGTGTGCAAGGAGGCCGAGAGCTGTGACTGCCTCCAAGGTATGTATTGTCTATCTGATCTATCCCACCGGATCCGATGTTTTCCCCCCTTTCCCCTCCGGGGTTATGGAGACACGAGCCCTTCTGGATCTAAGGTTTATGTGCCATTGCGCTTGCGCTAAGCCTGCAGATCTGAACAATTTCGCCTAGATCTAAGCGATTCGTGACATTTCGACGAATTGCGATGAGCATGCAGTTCTCGTACCTCTCAACGATTGTTGCGCTAGACGCTTGACAGCCTTTAGTGTTCGAGTATGATGCATTTCTCCCTTATACTGCAGGGTTCCAGGTCTGTCACTCGCTGGGAGGAGGTACAGGTTCAGCGGGACGCCCAGCCCGCAGGTACTCACCCCGAACACTCTGCCTCCTGTTGCCGTGTAGGGTTTAGACCTCCAGGGGAATGGCGTCGTTTAGGGTGCCCACCTGTGATTGCTCCGTGCGGAGTTACGGTTCCAGCGCGTGCCCTGCTACTCTCTCTTTCTCAATTAATGTGTAGGATCACACCGAGAAGGTTGTTGCCCTGAAGGATCCGCTCGATGTGCTAGACGTTTCTATCGTTGGTGGAGGCATGGTGGGCTTGCCTGTTGCTTGTGCATTGTGTAGGTATTGCTGTTTGTGTGCTCTCCCCTATTTTAAGGTGCCGATGTGATGAGCCGTGATGGTTCGAGTTGGACCGACGTCTGACTGTTGCTGGTGGCTCATGCAGGAACGCCGCCGAAGGGGATGACGGCATGGGCGCCGCCGCCGAAGCCGAGCGACGACGGCAGCAGGGCGAAGTAGCGAGAGATGGGAGGCGACATAGACGGTGCTTCGTGCCCGGGCCCGGTCGTCGGGCGGGTCCTGCAAGCGCCAAAGCTGAGGGAGTTCACGCTCGCCGAGCCGCGGGCCCCACGTGCGGGTTCAAGCCGAAGATGGTGCTCGGGGAGGGCGGCTTCGGCCGGGTCTACAAGGGCTGGGTCAACGAGCGCACGCTCAACCCGGCCAAGAGCAACGCTGGCgtcgttgaaagtcgcctagagggggtgaatagggcgaatctgaaatttataaacttaagcacaactacaagccggattcgcgttagaaatataaacgagtccgagagagagggtgcaaaacaaatcgtgagcaaatgaagagcgagacacgatgatttgttttaccgaggttcggttcttgcaaacctactccccgttgaggtggtcacaaagaccgagtctctttcaaccctttccctctctcaaacgatcacttagaccgagtgagcttctcttctcaatcaaacggaacatgaagttcccgcaaggaccaccacacaattggtgtctcttgccttggttacaattgagtatgatcacaagaagaatgagaaagaaaagaagcaatccaagcgcaagagctcaaatgaacacaacaaatatctctctctaattactaaagctttgtgtggagttgggagaggatttgatctctttggtgtgtcttgtattgaatgctatagctcttgtaaggtgtagaagtgtagaaacttggatgccattgaatgtggggtggttggggtatttatagccctaaccaccaaaaatagtcgttggaaggctgctgtcgcatggcgcacgggacagcccggtgcgccaccggacactgtccggtgcgccagccacgtcagcggaccgttggggttcgaccgttggagctctgacttgtggggcctctgggctgtcaggtggtgcaccggacaggtcctgtagactgtccggtgcgccaactgcgcgtgctctgactctggcgcgcactgcagcgcattgaatgcggttgtagacgaccgttgcgcgcgaagtagccgttgctccgctggcacaccggacagtccggtgaattatagcggagcgcccttggaatttcccaaaggtagcgagttcagcttcaagtgccctggtgcaccggacactgtctggtggcacaccggactgtccggtgcgccagaccagggtgcctttgggttgtcttttgctctctttgtttgaccccttttttggtctttttattggcttattgtgaacctttggcacctgtagaacttatagactagagcaaactagttagtccaattatttgtgttgggcaattcaaccaccaaaatcaattaagaaaaaggtgtaagcctaattccctttcaatctccccctttttggtgattgatgccaacacaaaccaaagcaaatatagaagtgcataattgaactagtttgcataattgtaagtgcaacggttacttagaattgagccaatataaattctcataagatatgcatggattgtttctttactttaacattttggaccacgcttgcaccacatgttttgtttttgcaaatccttttgtaaattgctttcaaagtccttttgcaaatagtcaaaggtaaatgaataagattttgagaagcattttcacgatttgaaattttctccccctgtttcaaatgcttttcctttgactaaacaaaactccccctcaataaaatgctcctcttagtattcaagagggttttaagataccaatttttgaaaatactactttctcctccttttgaatataataagatatcaattgaaaaattcatcattttaaaccttttcttaacttcaattttgaaattaggtggtggtgcggtccttttgctttgggctaatactttctcccctttggcatgaatcgccaaaaacggatacttgagtgaaatataagccctcttaactactttctcctcctttggcaaacataatatgagtgaagattataccaaagttggagagttgctcggagcgacggcgaaggatgagttatggagtggagtggaagcctttgtcttcgccgaagactccaattccctttcaatacacctatgacttggtttgaaatatacttgaaaacacattagtcatagcatataaaagagacatgatcaaggtatatttatgagctatatgtgcaaaacatcaaaagaaattcctagaatcaagaatatttagctcatgcctaagtttgttaaaagtttgttcatctagtggcttggtaaagatatcggctaattgttccttagtgttgatatatgcaatctcgatatctcccttttgttggtgatccctaagaaaatgataccgaatgactatgtgtttagtgcggctatgctcaacgggattatccgccatgcggattgcactctcattatcatatagaagaggaactttggttaatttgtaaccgtagtccctaagagtttgcctcattcaaagcaattgcgcgcaacaatggcctgcggcaatgtactcggcttcggcggtagaaagagccacagaattttgcttctttgaagcccaagacaccagggatcttcccaagaactggcaagtccctgatgtgctctttctattaattttacaccccgcccaatcgacatccgaataaccaattaaatcaaatgtggatccccgagggtaccaaagcccaaacttaggagtataaactaaatatctcaagattcgttttacggccgtaaggtgagcttccttagggtcggcttggaatcttgcacacatgcatacggaaagcattatgtccggtcgagatgcacataaatagagtaaagaacctatcatcgatcggtataccttttgatctacagatttacctcccgtgtcgaggtcgagatgcctattggtttccatgggtgtcttgatgggcttggcatccttcatcccaaacttgtttagaatgtcttgaatatacttcgtttggctaatgaaggtgccctcttggagttgcttcacttgaaatcccaggaagtacttcaactcccccatcatagacatctcgaatttttgtgtcatgatcctactaaattcctcacatgtatattcgttagtagacccaaagataataccatcaacataaatttggcatacagacaaatcattgtcaagagttttagtgaatagagtaggatcggcttttccaactttgaagccattagtgataagaaaatctcttaggcattcataccatgctcttggggcttgattgagcccataaagcgccttagagagtttatacacatggttaggatactcactatcttcaaagtcgggaggttgctcaacatagacctcctccttgattggtccattgaggaaggcacttttcacgtccatttgataaagcttaaagccatggtaagtagcataggcaagtaatatgcgaattgactcaagcctagctacgggtgcataggtttcaccaaaatccaaaccttcgacttgtgaatatcccttagccacaagtcgggctttgttccttgtcaccacaccatgctcatcttgcttgttgcggaagatccacttggttcctacaacattttgattaggacgtggaactaaatgccatacctcattcctaatgAAGTTGTtgggctcctcttgcatcgccaccacctaatccgaatcttgaagtgcttcctctaccctgtgtggctcaatagagaaaacaaaagagtaatgttcacaaaaatgagaaaCACgatatctagtggttacccccttatgaatgtcgccgaggatggtgtcgacggggtgatctcgttggattgcttggtggactcttgggtgcgacggtcttggttcttcaccctccttgtcttgattgtttgcatctcccccttgatcattgccatcatcttgaggtggctcatcttcttgatcttctctttcatcatcttgagcctcatcctcattttgagttggtagagatgcttgcgtggaggaggatggttgctcttgtgcttgtggtggctctttggtttccttaggacacacatccccaatggacatgttccttaacgcgacgcacggagcctcttcatcacctatctcatcaagatcaacttgctctacttgagagtcgttagtctcatcgaacacaatgtcacaagaaacttcaactagtccagaggacttgttaaagactctatatgcccttgtgtttgaatcataacctagtaaaaagccttctacagtcttaggagcaaatttagattttctacctcttttaacaagaataaaacatttgctaccaaagactctaaaatatgaaacattgggctttttaccagttaggagttcatacgatgtcttcttgaggattcggtgtagatataaccggttgatggcgtagcaggcggtgttgaccgcttcggcccaaaaccgatccgaagtcttgtactcatcaagcatggttcttgccatgtccaatagagttcgattcttcctctccactacaccattttgttgtggcgtatagggagaagagaactcatgcttgatgccctcctcctcaaggaaaacttctatttgagagttcttgaactccgtcccgttatcgcttcttattttcttgatccttaaggcgaattcgttttgagcccgtctcaagaatccctttaaggtctcttgggtatgagatttttcctgcaaaaagaacacccaagtgaagcgagaataatcatccacaataactagacagtacttactcccgccgatgcttatgtaagctatcgggccgaataggtccatatgtaggagctcaagtggcctgtctgtcgtcatgatgttcttttgtggatgatgaacaccaacttgcttccctgcctgacatgcgctacaaatcctgtctttctcaaaatgaacgtttgttagtcccaaaatgtgttctccctttagaagcttgtgaagattcttcattccaacatgtgctagtcggcgatgccagagccagcccatgttagtcttagcaattaagcaagtgtcgagttcagctctatcaaaatctaccaagtatagctgaccctctaacactcccttaaatgctactgaatcatcacttcttctaaagacagtaacacatatatccgtaaaaagacagttgtagcccattttgcataattgagaaacggaaagcaaattgtaatctaaagaatctacaagaaaaacattggaaatggagtggtcaggagatatagcaattttacccaatcctttgaccaaaccttgatttctatccccgaatgtgatagctcgttggggatcttggtttttctcataggagaagaacatctttttctcccctgtcatgtggtttgtgcacccactatcgatgatccaacttgagcccccagatgcataaacctacaaaacaagtttagttcttgactttaggtacccaaatggttttgggtcctttgacattagatacaagaactttgggtacccaaacacaagtctttgatcccttgtgtttgcccccaacatacttggcaactatcttgtcggatttgttagttaaaacataagatgcatcaaaagttttaaatgaaatgtcatgatcatttgatgcagtaggagttttcctcttaggcaattttgcacgggttgattgcctagagctagatgtctcacctttatacataaaagcatgattagggccagagtgagacttcctagaatgaattctcctaattttgctctcgggataaccggcagggttcaaaatgtaaccctcgttatcctgaggcatgagagccttgcccttaacaaagttagacaatcttttaggaggggcattaagtttgacattgtcccccttttggaagccaatgccgtccttgatgccagggcgtctcccactatagagcatgcttctagaaaatttaaatttttcatttttctaagtcatgctcggcaattttagcatctaattttgctatatgatcattttgttgtttaattaaagccatatgatcatgaatagcatcaatgttaatatctctacatctagtacaaatattgacatgctcaatggtagatgtagagggtttgcaagaattaagttcaacaatcttagcacatagaatatcattcttatctctaagatcggaaatggaagcattgcaaacatctaaatctttgaccttagcaattagtttttcattatcatttctaaggctagcaagagaaacatttaattcttcaatcttagcaagtagttcaacattatcatctctaagattgggaattgaagtatcacaaacattagaatcaaccttagcaattaaactagcattctcatttctaaggttggcaatgatatcatgacaagtgcttagctcactagataatttttcacatttttctacttctagagcataagcattcttaaccttaacatgcttcttattttccttaattaggaagtcctcttgagagtccaagagatcatccttctcatgaatagcactaattaattcatttaatttttccttttgttgcatgtttaggttggcaaaaagggcacgcaaattatcctcctcatcactagcattatcttcatcactaaaggatgcatatttagtggaggattttgatttcaccttcttctttttgccgtcctttgccatgaggcacttgtggccgacgttggggaagaggagccctttggtgatggcgatgttggcggcgtcctcgtcggatgaggagtcggaggagctctcgtcggagtcccactcgcggcacacatgggcattgccgcccttcttcttgtaatacctcctcttttctctcctcttgcccttcttgtcgtcgcccctgtcactgtcacttgataatggacattttgctataaagtgaccgggcttaccacacttgtagcaaactttcttggagcggggcttgtaatccttccccctcctttgcttgaggatttggcagaagctcttgatgatgagcgccatttcctcgttgtcgagcttggaggcatcgatgtgtggtctacttgatgtagattcctctttcttctcctccgttgccttgaatgcgaccggttgtgcttcgggcgtggagggaccGTCGTGCTCAATaactttctttgagcctttgatcatcaactcaaagctcacaaaatttcctattacttcctcgggagtcattagtgtatatctaggattaccacgaattaattgaacttgcgtagggttaaggaacacaagtgatctaagaataaccttaaccatttcatggtcatcccattttttgctcccaaggttgcgcacttggttcaccaaggtcttgagccggttgtacatatcttgtggctcctccccttggcgaagccggaagtgaccgagctccccctcgatcgtctcccgcttggtgatcttggtcacctcgtctccttcgtgcgcggtctttagcacatcccaaatctcctttgcgctcttcaacccttgcaccttattatactcctctcgacttagagaggcgaggagtataatcgtggcttgggagttgaagtgttggatttgttcgacctcctccgagtcataatccttgtctcccttctttggtacctgcactccatactcaacaatatcccatattcttttgtgtagtgaggttaggtgatgcctcattttatcactccacatagaataatcttcaccttcaaacataggtggtttgcctaatggaacagagagAAATGGAGTACGTCtagaaatgtgaggatagcgaaggggcatcttactatacttcttgcgctcatggcgctttgaagtagtggaggccgattccgagccggaggtggagggtgacgaagagtcggtctcgtagtagaccaccttcctcatcttcttcttcttgtcacccatccgatgggacttgatggaggaagaggattcctccttgtgcttgtggacggactcccttgagtgtgttcttcccgagcttgcggacttgtcgccggtcccgagatccctcttggcggatgctcccgacatcacttcgagcggttaggctctattgAAGCActgtgctctgataccaattgaaagtcgcctagaggggggggggggtgaatagggcgaatctgaaatttataaacttaagcacaactacaagccgggttagcgttagaaatataaacgagtctgagagagagggtgcaaaacaaatcgtgagcaaatgaagagcgagacacgatgatttgttttaccgaggttcggttcttgcaaacctactccccgttgaggtggtcacaaagaccgggtctctttcaaccctttccctctctcaaacggtcacttagaccgagtgagcttctcttctcaatcaaacggaacacgaagttcccgcaaggaacaccacacaattggtgtctcttgccttggttacaattgactatgatcacaagaagaatgagaaagaaaagaagcaatccaagcgcaagagctcaaatgaacacaacaaatctctctctctaattactaaagctttgtgtggagttgggagagaatttgatctctttggtgtttcttgtattgaatgctatagctcttgtaaggtgtagaagtgtagaaacttggatgccattgaatgtggggtggttggggtatttatagccccaaccaccaaaaatggtcgttggcaggctgctgtcgcatggcacaccggacagtccggtgcgccaccggacactgtccggtgcgccagccacgtcagcggaccgttggggttcgaccgttggagctctgacttgcggggcctctgggctatccggtggtgcaccggacaggtcctgtagactatccggtgcgccaactgcgcgtgctctgactctggagtgcactgtagcgcattgaatgcggttgcagacgaccgttgcgcgcgaagtagccgttgctccgctggcacaccagacagtctggtgtgcaccggacagtccggtgaattatagcggagcacccttggaatttcccgaaggtagcgagttcagcttcaagtgccctggtgcaccggacactatccggtggcacaccggacaatccggtgcgccagaccagggtgcctttgggttgtcttttgctctctttgtttgacccctttcttggtctttttattggcttattgtgaacctttggcacctgtagaacttatagactagagcaaactagttagtccaattatttgtgttgggcaattcaaccaccaaaatcaattaggaaaaaggtgtaagcctaattccctttcagtcgctGTCGCCGTTAAGAAGCTTAACCTGGAGAGCGTCCAAGGCCTGCATGAGTGGCAGGTGCGTGGTAGGATTGCTTCTTCCTTTCGTTCTATTTTGATGAAATCGCGTCTTAATAATTAAACACAGTAGCAGACCACTGAATCTCCTTTTTTCTTGCTTGTTAGTTTGACTTGAGATTAGAAAAGGGCCTAATGTTTCCAGCACCAAACAAAATTACAATGAACATACAACATTTTGGTGGATAAGTTCTTAGATAAGGAGAAAGTAGATGCTGAAGGTCGAGAGATGCTAAACTGGCCTTCTGCCAATAGCTATTCAGCACACATCGATCTAATAATTCTATTGCATGTTTTCATAGGATATCGAAAGGACAAGTATCTTGAAAACTATGACATAAAATTAGTACCTTGTCCATATCCCCCAAAATTATAACATGTTGCAAAGAGTCTTCCCCAGGATAAGGAGGTGCTTTGAAGCTATACTGATGTCCCCAAACTATAGAACCATCAAAAATGCGATGACCAACTTAGTATGTGTACCTAAAAATTGAAATCATATGTAACTCTTGATGCCTCTTGCAGTAGCACAAATGAATGAGCAATAGGAAAGAAATGAAGATGCAAAAATGTTGCGTGAAATTCAATTACAAGAGATTGGGCCATAAGTCCTTAAGAAAACTTGTGTGTATGAAACCATAAACTTGTGGTTGATCTGTGTGATCCTGTGCTTGAACTGTAGAGGGTTAATCAATTTAGTGGAAGTGGATTTATTGCATTTGTGATCATGTTAAACTTGTAGTCGATCTGTGTGATTCTTTGTGATCCTGTTCTTTGATTGCATTTGTGTCATCCGCCATCCCACAATTATAATTGTTCAATATATGTATTTATTATACTTCTCAGTTCTGTTGAATTATTGAATTTTGTGGATGAAGTTTTTTTCCTTCATGTATTACATTGCAGAAAACAGAAGATACCTTTGGATGGTGAAGTCTTCTGGAGGGTCAATGGCAACCAATTTGAAACTGttgcaaggccatatgcttttaacAAGATTGGTATGGTTCCTGAGTTTTTTTGCCAACGTTTGGTGATGTCTATAGGAGTCTGATGGAACAAAAAGTCAACACATCAGATCTATTTGGTGATAATTAGTTGCAATGCTGGAAGGGGTTTGCAAATACCCAAATAGAAGAGACTATAAATTGAACTTATCTTGCTTGGTCTGCTCTATTTGCATTCATCTGTCGAATAATATGCTTATGCACGCAGGGAACCAAGGCCTGGTTATTTGCTGGAGCAATACTCCTCCTATGACTCTTCTACACGTGGTACCACCGTATATTTCAGATATTTGAGGTATTTGCTAGAACAATA harbors:
- the LOC103642367 gene encoding tubulin beta-7 chain; this encodes MPEPLPPIFCTSCIHLQKIGRNGATKGLQHACHCSRRLPAATFLMEEMETNTATDAERGNRSTRLLLGGGEELELEHGIDHTGKYVGDSDLQLKRINIYYNEASGGRFVPRTVLMDLEPGTMDSVRSGPFGQIFRLDNFVFGQSGTSNNWAKGHYTEGAELIDSVLDVVCKEAESCDCLQGFQVCHSLGGGTGTPPKGMTAWAPPPKPSDDGSRAK